The DNA sequence TTTTACACAATATTGGAAGCCTATGTACATTGCTACATTTCTTAACCTCTGACCCCTGTGACCCATGGCATCCAATGGACAAAAAGATTTCACAGTGTTAAAGTAAGCTAATCCAGCCAGCTTGCTAACAAATGCAAACCTTTTGTAGTGCCTTTACGGAAAAGATAGGAAATGTCAGACAATTTTTGTATGCCTCTATCACTTACTTGAATGATTTCTGAAGATTTTCAAATGCGGTAATAATAGTTGTCATGACAGCTTCAGTAGTAAAGTCGTAAAAGGGATGTAACTAtcaaacttgaaaacttttcctGGCATCATTGATCAAGTGACATCGCTAAAAGAATATCAAAAAAGATGCTTCTTTGTGGAAATTTGTGAAATGAATACTTTTAACATGGCATGTAAAGTCTGAGTTCCAGAGGATGTAGGATTAATTTCATTTGGACTGTGTGTCTCACTGGTGTGAATTTCTATTGCAGGCACTTGAAAGAACCACAGGGTATTTTTAGGACTCTGTCCACATCAAGTCTGCCGTCCCTGAGAATCCCACATTCAGAACCGAGGAAAGGCATGGAAAAGAATTTCAGTTTTGCCGCACCAGAAACAAAGATAGACATGGAAGGAAGAGCTACAGTAAGTTAATGTGGATTTCTATACTGAATATATTCATGAACAAAAAAtagaaaacttcaaaattgaGTGCACAGTCCTACACTCTGTCACTTACAGATATCTTCAGTGAAAGCGAATGTTCAAAGTTGCGGCACCACACTTGATCCTTTAAATTACAAGAAGAATCAAACAATTTAATATAGTTTGtgtctttttctctttctaaaaGTTTTCCACATAACTTTCTCAGCAATGAACCATACTAGAGAGATTTGGGATGCTAACCACACCACCAATGTTGTTTGTCTGTGACTGTTGTATACAGCAATATGGCTTCTTCTTTGTCAGATACCAGTTATTGGCAAATACCGTAAGGTTTCAGTACTGAATTTGTGACATGTTTCTTTGGACTTGAATTATTTATCATAAAGACAATataaaaatccataaaatacaAATGAGATTAGAAGCATGAATATAAGGTTTAAGGACTGAATTTGTTCTCGTTGCAGAATCATTTATCATGGACAAAAATCATGCATACTTTATGTTAGTGTAATATTACTGATCATGCAAAACTTATTGTGTATCTGTCAATTTCAGAATATGTTCATAATttgatattatattatttagtgtaatattatacattattgcctgaatacaagGGCTTATGAGtctgagagcaggtgacaatttgcccgacgacaggagggcaaattgtctcctgctgcgagggcacataaacccatgtattcaggcaatagtATTtctattacatgcctcttcacagttaatgctaccATTATGACACTGAGtgacatgcagggcattttaaacaattttaccattatcgaccagcatcaaacagattttaacgaaaatcaaaatatcagtgcGTGCATGGATATTTTGCATCTAACATTAAGCGTCTATTTTGACCTCAAGCACgttgaagggcttcactggaccgggtcaGTACATCATTCACATGGCCTGCTAACTCCCTGGACATTCCTattcaatgcactgatttgcactcacatcaaggcatgtaataaaactgATCATGAAATATCATATTGTATCTGTCAATTTCAGAATCATTCGGATGCTTCTTCACCGCTGCTGGATACATCTCCCTCATCTGACAAATCAGCCAGCAACCTTCAACCTTCAATAAGCAGTGACAGCAATCTATCTGAACACATGGTCAAACCGTCAAATGCGGACAAACAAATCAAAGGCATCATGAGGCAGATCCCGCCAGGTGCTGAGGCGACCACAGTCCTTGTTGGTGCTGTGGAGTTCTTAGATGCACCGTGTATGGCGTTTGTGAGACTTGCGCAGGGAGCCATGCTTGATAACTTCACTGAGGTGCCTCTTCCTGTCAGGTTCATCTTTGTTTTGCTGGGACCGGCTGACAGTGCCATGGATTATACAGAGATAGGAAGATCTATATCCACTCTCATGGCAAATGAGGCAAGTCTCACACCCTGTTTTCTTGTATACTTATCAGACAGTATGTGCCACAAGTccaaaagatttaaacttttacctcagggaaactttaatccatTTTCTGTCAAACTCAAGAatgaattaaagctgcaagcagcgttggcgggccCCGAGCAGTTAACATGGTTTCAAGTTCTGGCACTGATGATATTATGCACAAAATTTGAGCTAGGAAAGGTCTTTTAGTTCTTGTAAAGAAGGATTTTGAagatcatctaatagttactgcaGGTTTCACTGGTAATCGTATGTtttacgcaaaatccaatatggctgccaaactACTttaccgatccaaatgcctgtcccaaacttgaaagagctcactaagaatgacacaagtaaaatttcagttcaatcggtgttttaattcttgagaagaagaagatttttaaagattaaattgcgatttttgcaaaatccaatatggcggccaaaccatttgaccgatccaatcgccgttcacaaacttgaaagagctcaactcaggggtcatcatgcaaattttggtagaagataaacaaatcataaaaaaagttaatgatattttgaaactcaaaatggctgctatcacTCTGTCAACTCTGGGGGAAAAATTGGAgtcttgattttcacaaaaacccTGATGTGGCTACTGTCTTACAAGGTGCACTCCATCAGACTGTACAGAGATCATCAGATTTTTTTGTTGCTCTCAGAAGCCTCTATCAAGAATTACTACATACAGCCTCATAATCTGTGAATTTTTTACTTCAGAGGTTCCACAAACAGGCTTATGAAGCAGATGAAAGAGCAGACTTGCTGTATGCCATCAATGAGTTCCTGGATGAAAGTATCGTGTTACCACCCGGTGACTGGAATAGAGACACCCTCTTGCCAATTGCTAGGATGCATAAGAAGAAAATGAAATGGAAGCAGATGCAGAGGCAAAAAGATGATGAAAGTAGAGACTGTAAGTGtaatattcattcattcttctccaaagatggcgccaaacaAAAGCGACACGGTTTTGCGTAAAACCAAGaaaaattattatattattattatttgaaatCTACTTTTTCACGTTGCAAAGATGCTGTCAAATAGattgaaatcaaaattaaaatggacagcaatacaaacaaaacgacttatgtaaacaagcaaatatataatatttaccaTCCAATGCAATTGTGTGGAACACAGTAGTTTATAATTCAACActatatacaatacaatacaacacaaatGCAATGCAATTTGCAGTTCTCTATGTAGCAGACTAGTGACAAATAGTATGACAACATGTCACAATgaacaaatgaaaaattgaaagtgtaaATCTATAATTGAGTCTTCTCATAGAAATTATCACATTGTTGGCTAAAAAGTATTTTGATCAATATAATATTGATGCATGTCTTTTCATTTGTACTGTTATCAAATAAATTGTTTTGGATCGATTGGATTATCTTCACAATGAAACGTTGTTGTATGTCAAAAGTAAGAGGgagttttgaatgtttttgacaGCTGGATCATCACAAGAGTTGGAGGATAGAAAAAAGCACCCTGATAACATTGATCCACTGAAAAGAACAGGATGCCTATTTGGAGGATTTATAAATGATGTAAAAAGACGTTACCCTCGCTTTGTCAGTGATTTCAAGGATGGCCTCACAATGCAGTGTTTTGCAGCATTGGTCTTCATCTACTTTGCCGCCCTATCTCCAGCCATCACCTTTGGCGGTCTCCTTGGTAAGTTTTTGAACCAGGGCCAGAAAAAGTCACAGTTACAGAGCAGGACATCGGGCAGATCGTGTTTTCAGTTTATCTGCCATGTTGGTGGTTGGGAGTTAACACATGTGATGAAATGGAAAGAGACAGCTGTTTCTTGAATCAATGTTAGCAGTACTTCAACTTTTACTTCATATGGATACGGGTATAATGCTGTTAAAAGTCATTATGACTGGCTATTGACTGCTGGCAAGACAATAAGAAGATTGTGGAGTTCTGTGAATGCAATAATACGGGTTATTGCATAGAATGGTGAGTATTATGATACAGATGAAGGGTTAAGCTGTTTCTGTCCAAGTTCATGTGTGTTGGTTTCCTATCGCTGACATTGTGGACCGTCTGTCATTTGATGCTCTGCTCTGTAACTTGAAGACACACACGGTTTTCTGATTTCAGACTTTGTGACGGAAAGCTACAGTTTGTTCACCCTGCGTAGCTAACTTATTTCTTTTGGCTTCACGTAGCATTGCGAAATTTCCACGTTTGGAGGATTGAGCCAGCAAAACTTGCAGCAATAGAGAGTATGTTTATGAAGGCAAGTGAATTGTTTCATGTAAACTTCATTTTTGCCGTACTTTTCtctcaaaaaattcaaaaattacaagtaGCCACATGAGATCATGCTGCTTCACCGCGGGAAATAAAAAGCATTTTTGCTGGTTTTACAAGTAGCTCCAAGAGGTCACAGAGGCATATCTGCCTTGTTCAATGAACTCTCTCACATTGGCATAGTGAGATGCCATGTGATGTTACGCCGTGTGTCGTCAGCAAACCAAGTGTTGGAAGCTCGAAATATATCATGTTGCTGCCATAATATACAGGCAGCATAGGTATGTGTTGTTGGAGTGTTATTGGACAGTGTTATTGTTGGtgtttcaataaaattatcatttttggtGTGTTGATGGTATTATCATACCTCAATCTCCCTTTTCACCCAAGGTATAATAGGTTATGGTTTTTATTAAAGCTGTTGAACCTGTACTCTTCACTTAGGGTACAAAAACTCAGATCAAGGTCATCTCTCATTGTGTCTGTCGTTCTGTCAATTCCATCGCGATATATCTTCATCTTAACAGGTGAGAAGACAGACAAGTGGATGGGAGTCGGTGAAATGATTGTCAGTACTGCTGTATGTGGTACCGTCTTCGCCCTTCTCTCAGGGCAGCCGCTGATCATCGTTGGTGCCACTGGCCCAGTACTTATCTTTGAAGAAGCTGTATATCAGGTAAAATCTGATGGTTGATTTCATCTTTCTCTATTTTTTTAAAACGCTCGTATTTTTGATGCATTTGTTTATGATCAGGCATGCTGTTTCAACTGCTTTTCCCTCTGTGTGAATCATACTCAGACAACAAGAAGTCTACCAAACCATGTATACATATAAATTAAACACTTCCCTTTATTTgctaaagccccattagctgtagCTTTTTGCATTGTGCTTATTAAAAAGTACCATTTAATCTTCAgagaaatgtttttggttccTGTTTTTTAAGCCGTATGGATTTTTAAGAAAGTCACCATTTCAATCCGTAGTGACGGATTTGGTGTATTCAATTTTTGTGTACTTGCGTGTGGTGGCcatatataactctgaaatcgAAAACCATTTAGTTGTTAAAGTCGAAGTTCCTCGTTCATCtccaatatttgaaaaacatcCTGTGCTCACACTTCAGAAAGCACTTTTACATAAGTTGCTTTAGATTTTACACCAGCTTgttgaaataaatgcaaaatgatACAGCGAATAGGAGCTGTAAAACTTCACTTTTCAATAAGCCAGTTATCATTTGGATGTAAGTATACATTTGTATAAAGTACTGTGTACTCTGATGAATCATCTGGCGTGTTAAAATAAAATCTGCCTTTCAGGACTGAAAAGTAGACATGAAATGGAAGCATTAGAAACAAATGAATGCAATAGACTGCTCACATGCACAGACATCTCAATTTTTTTGCTGTAAATTTCATGTCACACACTGAGATTTGTACAATGTAgtactttttgacttctgtacctATTTAATAGTGGAATGTGTCAGAATGATTACTATATTTTAACTTCATCAGAAATGCTTCACGGCAATCCTGTGTTGAGCTTCGGAATCTTGTAGTGTGTGACCAGTTATTGCTTCTCttaaagaaatttttaaaacatacaTTCTACAAAGTTCAAAAGCTTTACCCTGATGAAACTACAAGAGGTTTGCTTCATAAATAGATTTTTTGTCTCATGAAAGTGGTAGTTTACGGTGATAAATTACCATACTGAGTATTGGACATAGATTCCAGAGAAAGTAGTGACACATCCTTGATCAATGAATTTGgagtatttatttttttgtattatACCGGCAGTATAACTCTTTTAATGCTGTACCCTTGCACCACCTCTCTACCAGTTTGGGACCCTTTGAAGGGGTcaccaaaaatagaaaaactATCTGTAGGGTACAAACATGTACGAGGCAAAAATCTCTATTCTGCAAAAAAGTCTAagcaaaattgctcaaaaatatatttgcagctttttttttattacttttttgataagaaaatatttgtacactgattgaaaaatagtgaaattttttAAAAGGAAAAGTATGCATATAAAGCAAAATCTAAAACATGTCAAGTCAGGAACTCAAAATATGTATGTGTCAAAATCTGACTACGTCCAGGCCCCTCCCATCAGGCCCCTCCCAAGATTTAATGGTTCATCCCAAAGGGTCTGTTGTTCTTGTTGCAGTTTTGTGAACAGAGCAACTTGGAGTTTCTACCATTCCGTGCCTGGGTTGGGATATGGGTGTTTCTAGTCACTGTCATTGTGGTAGCCCTGGAAGGAAGTACCTTGGTCCGATACTTCACAAGATATACAGAAGAAATATTTACTGCATTGGTTGcacttatatttatttatgaagTGTTCAAAAAACTCCACAAGGTGAGTTGATATTGTTCAAGATCGATGTCCTGAAAGCTGTGCAACAGCCAGgccttgtgatattttattgaatcaTTGCATTccttttaaaataaatacatgCTTCTTTTTCCCAATGGTCAGTCCAAAGCATAACCAGTTACTTTTCTCAGCTCTTTCCTAAATTTTACCTATTACTGTGTTTCTAAAGTCTTTAATCTTTCAGTCCCTTTTCATTCAAGTTGTTTAACTCTAACTTGACAACacagtctctttcaaaatcgacctCTTGTCATATAAATTCACATCTTCTTTGTTTTCAATCTTTGGTATATGAATCTATCATGTCAATCCCTTCAACAACTTATATGTCTACCAGTCTTATCTATGTGCCTATCTATTTTTCCACATGTTTCTTTTGCCAATCATATATCCAAAACTGTGTCAGTCTTTCCCTACCTGCTCATACCATCTAATTCTCAATAtccgaaataaatatttcatgtgtGCAAAAGCATATAAATAGtatgaccagatatgaactgaaaatgctcacgttgcagttatgtgtaaacttgaacctttgccacatgtttgcaacttcattgaaagtattatgatcaacataatgaaaaataatcaccgccgattaattctaaaaggtcatgaagtatacaaatatgtaataaaactattaaagttctttgactgctgtcattgtatcaccattttatatagcaagtgtacttaccgttggccaagtccttcaagccatatatgccgagctgtgaaagttcattatatatgcaaattataaaatagctgacataaaaatgtgaaatgacttttgatattgtttatccaggtataatcatcactatacatagcatgttttgccaactttgatcaagtaaatcccagtatatatccctaataagcaaagttcattgaatatgtaaattaggaattggcttaagtaaaaatgcttaatgattgtcaataatgttgtatcatggtatctgcaatatatgtagcaagttttgtcaactttggtcaagttaatttagatagatatctctaattaggaaagttcattaaatatgtaaattaggaattggctgaagagaaaatgcttaatgactttcaatatattgtattatagtgtctttaatctacatagcaagtttcatcaattttgatcaagtcaagtcagataaatatccctaattatgaaaattcaattaatatgcaaattagaaatttgctgaagtaaaaatgtctcttgactttcaataacgttcGTTatttcacagtatctttgatgtatatagcaagtttcaacaactgcaATCAAGTTAATCtagatatatattcctaattgggaaagttcattaaatatgcaaattcggaattggcagaagtaaatatgcttaaagactttcaaaaatgttgtatcatagtagctccaaatacatgtagcaagtttcatcaacgtcggtccagtcaattcaaatatatatatccctaattagcaaagttcattaaatgtgcaaattaggaattggctaaagttaaaacgcttaatgactttcaataatgttaaataatagtacctttaatatacataccaagtttggtcaatttgatcgagtcaaatcagacatatatccctaattaggaaagttcattaaatatgcaaattagcaactgtCCTTCATGTCACCCCATAATGGTTCCCACttctgatatatcttggtgtgatcaacatttgtagcatatctcatcaaattgtgtgtagtcgtttttaatgtatatccgttttttctaaaatcattaattatgcaaatgagcaaaagtatgcaagccacacccaccaaaaactaatcagttcttgccatttgctaactgaatatatataccagatttgattctgatctgataagccgtttttgagatatcggaccaacagacaggcagacagacagacacacacacggacacacagacagacagacagacagacatcgctgcgacatatgctcacgtgtgtaaacacgtgagcaaaaaatgaaccAATAGTCATTCATCATCAGTGGAAAAAAGATTGGTCTCAAGTCattcattttataatttctgtcttTTCATTTTGCGCATGCATTTGATACTATACCTAATACATTGTTGTTTCCCAACAGATCTACGTGAAGCACCCATTGTTGGATGATTACTGTTTTGATGAGCTGCTTCATGATGACCTGGACAACTCCACCAACCACACATGGCTTCAGTATTCAACTGTCTCTGTGACTCTGAATTACTCAGTACCACCAAGTTCACCGACGAGTTACAAGGACTCCTTGCCCGAAAATGAGCCAAATACTGCtttactttcaaccattcttacATTAGGGACTTTCTTCATTGCGTACTTCCTCAGAAAGTTCAAAAATGGCAGATTTTTCTCCAACAGGGTAAGACCAATGCTCCCCCTTGCAAACTGTTACCATTGTTACCAAGGAAGTTTATGTCAGTGAATGGTCATTTGACAAAGTTCAATAAGCAAATAGCTAGAAAATGTTGTGTGTTGTACTTCAGTACTCATATCCATTTTCATCACCGCTATCATTATCATTTCGAGTTACATTGTTTTGCCATCTTTTTCCCCGAGTAGAAAATTTGCAGTGACTGTTGCAGATTACATtcattgtttgttatttttactACACACCATTTTACAATACTGCATCAATTCGAATCCATGAACAACTTGAATAAAAGCTACAAGCTGGCTTCATATTTCCCAGGGGCCtttttggtattcaaaataataGACCACACGTCTCAAATCAACAACAGGTACTCCATGTGACCATGTTGAACATTTCTGCGAAAGCTTTCCCTAGCGATAGTTCACAGATAAATATAGCGTGCCATGTTACAaccaaatatttatgatttgtcTGTGCAGGTACGGAAGACTTTGGGTGACTTTGGTGTACTTATTGCCATTGTTATAATGGTGCTTGTTGATGTAGCAATAGAAAATGTATATACACAAGTAAGTCAATGGAATTTTAATGCCGTACCCTGAGTACTTTTTCACACTTTCCATGATATAAATTTATGTTTAAGGTTATGCAAATCAATGGTTTACTCACATTGTATCGATTGAAATATTCCGGACTCCAGAACAGCAACCCTTTTTGCAATTATCAGTTTCAAAAGTTTCTAACTTTCAGATGTGTATCTTGCAATTCAGATATTTGCAAATCTACAATTTTCATTCGTGAATGATAAAGAAGTGGTAAAATATGTATTAATATTAGCTTGGTACTCATTTAGAACATTTATATCAAGCAATGTCAGTGTTAAGAGTGTAGAATGATTCTGGTTTGTGAAAAGTACTATTTCTTGTAAAGCAAATGGTGAAAGACTCTGCGTTGTTAcaccctccccccaaaaaaaacaaaacaaaacaaaacaaaacaaaacaaaaataaaattgctccATTTGctatattgaaaattttcaaaaaagcaaAATCTGTCATCCCTTACAAACGAATGCTTGTATGCATTCACTTCCTTTATTCTTAGAATCAGCATAGTTCATGATGCAATAAAAAAACTTTACATCAAATTTCTCGCTATTTTTTCTCTCTGTatgccaattttcattttttcctgtttttttgttttcatagaaATTGGAAGTGCCTGATGGTTTTACTCCAACAGCACCAGAGAAAAGAGGCTGGTTTATCAGTCCGACGGGCTTAGAAAGTTTAATACCTGTATGGGCTGTTTTTGCTGCTATCATACCAGCTATATTAGTATTTATTCTTTTGTACATGGAAACACTTATTACAGAGTGAGTATTTCATTCCCACAGTGGAAAGTGTGAACTTTGGACAATTCATGTGGAACTTGCATGCGTATACCATATTATTAATAAAGCTCCTGTGGCTTTGACTATAATATgatgtatttaagcaataaagcacacccagcgacagtataccacgagattttgatcagttcacaacatatatgcatgagcgatagcgagtgcatatatgaagtgaactggtcaaaatggaGTGGTATACTGTTGCTggatgtgatttattgctattatatcataacagtatattgaaattctggcgtggaacatcaaaaattgatttttgctcaagctgagagcttgcgcgtatgccagccgtggtatatcgcaaatataccacagttcttttcGCATCTTGACCAATCTGATCGCTGTATTTGTGCCATCGATGTACTGGTATGATTTAATTTGCAGTATTGTTTGTTCTATTCCTAAAATCACATTGAAATGCCTGTAGTTTTCAACTCATCAACACGGCATGTACATTTGCGAACTCCAGTAGACTGCAAACTTATGGTCTGGACTAAAATCGATATGTCAACAGTATCATTACTTGTCATATACCATTTAATTCCATCTTTGTGACAttcaatgtaaaatataaaccaTGATGAATGTCGAGATATGCATGATAGAAGAGATCAAGCAAATGTTTTACTTacgacagacatgttttaactttcatcaataaccatcgtaccttggctacagtgtttacattggttgtacggtcccatacgacctttgagcgcagttccaaagactgtttccctttaaaggtacacggtcaccgtaaatttgcatattccatatatggaaAAGGTAGCGGGGCTTAACGCACAACCCCTTAACACCTGTACCTGTCGGTCTCCATATTTGATACGTCAAAGATCATGCAAACGCACGCTGCTAAGTATGCCATGGCTGGTCATGTGGGggcgccctttttaaaaagcggccacccgagtaaaatctgtgattggctattaaaaaacaggtgacagtatacctttaaactatTTGCTGTCCATAGAACCTGTTAAAGAATGTACCTCAGGAAAGATCAGCTTGTTGCTACCATGCTGAACTTTGTTGATAAGAAAACATAGCAAAAGTGAAATATCAGTATTGAAAGGAAATTTTTGCATGAGCTTcttatttctgacatgttttctcttgcagacttattgtaaataaaaaagaGTACAATTTGAAGAAAGGGAGTGGCTATCACTTGGACCTATTTCTTATTGGTGCTCTGGTATTTTGTTGTTCAATGTTTGGTCTACCGTGGGCATGTTGTGCAACTGTAAGGTCGGTGTCACATGTTCAGAGTCTTACAAAGATGAGTAAGACATATGCCCCTGGTGAGAGACCTACCATAGAGTGCGTCATTGAACAGAGATTAACTGCCCTAGTTGTGAGCATTCTTATTGGTAAGTTACAAATATGGTTGTCAAGATAAGTTATTTCTTCCTACCTTTCATATCTTATTATGCCGGAATCAGAATTCACTTATGCAAACTGAATTAAAGAGTATTTTTTGAGTATGCAAATGGAAGATAATGTAGAATACTAATTAATGCACCTCTGATTTTGTACTGTATACTCTTACCTTTGGTTCAAGTATGTGGATGCAATTTTGCTGTACAGTAGGAAATGGTGTTTTTGCAAACATATATTTGAGAAGGGGTTACATGAAGTTAAGTTCTAGTTCTGTGCACTGTGACATGgttgcattttttatttgcattcaAATATGCTGTTCAACATGAGTGCATTTCAGCTGTAACATATGGTTGAAGTTAGGAAagaaatcattgaaattttaGTTACTTTCAGAATTACAATAGTAATTACagcagaatttctgactgcatcaagtaggcttaaggttccaagacaagaaatttgacctttttaatctaacaattctctaacggttaataagctca is a window from the Ptychodera flava strain L36383 chromosome 11, AS_Pfla_20210202, whole genome shotgun sequence genome containing:
- the LOC139143337 gene encoding band 3 anion transport protein-like isoform X2, with protein sequence MPFREKKKVKIAEDEMQELQKLDPRPAPQQGMGRSASVVPKSTLEEVAPPWRRSSDADIVKMLTPKHSFTADISTASLELDKDTHYYDERDYQLHRRESLHHHSPFGHHHRSSGKISSRGSKGSYLGSSSGVKSLQGESSARSLEKSLPEEPEEEEEAADETDGSKPVLVESPKLIDAGVASRLDRDLVSFTLGGEPLGSETADGEEDEQETEGWLPRLTPKESSTAESEESGREEVVAKWEVGDTELRDETEEKVGEKESDVKITIDEAEEEEEGDEVPELGKVEKKSPTRRKHKHRRHHHRHHHRRHHHHHPKPMPSLEGLSEEGRDEELLIARHRFEEVPGMSRHLIRRVSSVMHPGRRSRSHEVDDEKAEAKKSARNFGLKLKKKFDHRPHEVFVELDELYTNPDGKMAWKEKARWIKFEEDVEEDVNRWGKPHVASLSFHSLLELRKGLEEGALILDLDERDISGIVHHIVEQMVITDQISESSRGDVLRALLMQHRHLKEPQGIFRTLSTSSLPSLRIPHSEPRKGMEKNFSFAAPETKIDMEGRATNHSDASSPLLDTSPSSDKSASNLQPSISSDSNLSEHMVKPSNADKQIKGIMRQIPPGAEATTVLVGAVEFLDAPCMAFVRLAQGAMLDNFTEVPLPVRFIFVLLGPADSAMDYTEIGRSISTLMANERFHKQAYEADERADLLYAINEFLDESIVLPPGDWNRDTLLPIARMHKKKMKWKQMQRQKDDESRDSGSSQELEDRKKHPDNIDPLKRTGCLFGGFINDVKRRYPRFVSDFKDGLTMQCFAALVFIYFAALSPAITFGGLLGEKTDKWMGVGEMIVSTAVCGTVFALLSGQPLIIVGATGPVLIFEEAVYQFCEQSNLEFLPFRAWVGIWVFLVTVIVVALEGSTLVRYFTRYTEEIFTALVALIFIYEVFKKLHKIYVKHPLLDDYCFDELLHDDLDNSTNHTWLQYSTVSVTLNYSVPPSSPTSYKDSLPENEPNTALLSTILTLGTFFIAYFLRKFKNGRFFSNRVRKTLGDFGVLIAIVIMVLVDVAIENVYTQKLEVPDGFTPTAPEKRGWFISPTGLESLIPVWAVFAAIIPAILVFILLYMETLITELIVNKKEYNLKKGSGYHLDLFLIGALVFCCSMFGLPWACCATVRSVSHVQSLTKMSKTYAPGERPTIECVIEQRLTALVVSILIGISLAMQSVMRQVPIAVLFGVFLYLGITSLSGIQFYERVKMLFMPAKHHPDVRYVRKVKTYRMHIYTILQLFCLGTLWAVKSTIAALAFPFVLILMVPVRFHVITKIFTQREIDELDSDEVGDDDEGWDEYNITHMPF
- the LOC139143337 gene encoding band 3 anion transport protein-like isoform X1 codes for the protein MPFREKKKVKIAEDEMQELQKLDPRPAPQQGMGRSASVVPKSTLEEVAPPWRRSSDADIVKMLTPKHSFTADISTASLELDKDTHYYDERDYQLHRRESLHHHSPFGHHHRSSGKISSRGSKGSYLGSSSGVKSLQGESSARSLEKSLPEEPEEEEEAADETDGSKPVLVESPKLIDAGVASRLDRDLVSFTLGGEPLGSETADGEEDEQETEGWLPRLTPKESSTAESEESGREEVVAKWEVGDTELRDETEEKVGEKESDVKITIDEAEEEEEGDEVPELGKVEKKSPTRRKHKHRRHHHRHHHRRHHHHHPKPMPSLEGLSEEGRDEELLIANQNAELLEDIQGHRFEEVPGMSRHLIRRVSSVMHPGRRSRSHEVDDEKAEAKKSARNFGLKLKKKFDHRPHEVFVELDELYTNPDGKMAWKEKARWIKFEEDVEEDVNRWGKPHVASLSFHSLLELRKGLEEGALILDLDERDISGIVHHIVEQMVITDQISESSRGDVLRALLMQHRHLKEPQGIFRTLSTSSLPSLRIPHSEPRKGMEKNFSFAAPETKIDMEGRATNHSDASSPLLDTSPSSDKSASNLQPSISSDSNLSEHMVKPSNADKQIKGIMRQIPPGAEATTVLVGAVEFLDAPCMAFVRLAQGAMLDNFTEVPLPVRFIFVLLGPADSAMDYTEIGRSISTLMANERFHKQAYEADERADLLYAINEFLDESIVLPPGDWNRDTLLPIARMHKKKMKWKQMQRQKDDESRDSGSSQELEDRKKHPDNIDPLKRTGCLFGGFINDVKRRYPRFVSDFKDGLTMQCFAALVFIYFAALSPAITFGGLLGEKTDKWMGVGEMIVSTAVCGTVFALLSGQPLIIVGATGPVLIFEEAVYQFCEQSNLEFLPFRAWVGIWVFLVTVIVVALEGSTLVRYFTRYTEEIFTALVALIFIYEVFKKLHKIYVKHPLLDDYCFDELLHDDLDNSTNHTWLQYSTVSVTLNYSVPPSSPTSYKDSLPENEPNTALLSTILTLGTFFIAYFLRKFKNGRFFSNRVRKTLGDFGVLIAIVIMVLVDVAIENVYTQKLEVPDGFTPTAPEKRGWFISPTGLESLIPVWAVFAAIIPAILVFILLYMETLITELIVNKKEYNLKKGSGYHLDLFLIGALVFCCSMFGLPWACCATVRSVSHVQSLTKMSKTYAPGERPTIECVIEQRLTALVVSILIGISLAMQSVMRQVPIAVLFGVFLYLGITSLSGIQFYERVKMLFMPAKHHPDVRYVRKVKTYRMHIYTILQLFCLGTLWAVKSTIAALAFPFVLILMVPVRFHVITKIFTQREIDELDSDEVGDDDEGWDEYNITHMPF